The following are encoded in a window of Leishmania mexicana MHOM/GT/2001/U1103 complete genome, chromosome 3 genomic DNA:
- a CDS encoding phosphate-Repressible Phosphate Permease-like protein: protein MLQIVVIAAICEFSGAVGLGSNVATTMSSGIAKLSTFQDDPYVLIYGFLCTLGATFIWLLVATLANLPVSSHHAVAGGIIGFALVYGGGDAVVWAGRKPTFPYVSGFVPIVVSWFISPLLAGLAAAALYCMGRFLLLERTFAVRLAPYLTPVAVFTVCFLEFIFIFLNAASNRLSWSAGHATWMAFAVAAGVALLSLGLIPVMKRRIESIRVSGEKFGAEEGCDAVEAMRMKMTGARALSIRTFQTRREAAEYLTAEKQRRKDRKTSANVVKAEPAEEASNEVEDARAAKKLGLGSRLVYGAVVRDESSDLDSPFDENPNNCAQGGSDEVEGVHMTAIDPNINYVKYDESGVRMFDPRAEYMFRMLQIVTAACTSLAHGSNDVSNAIGPYAAIYQVYRTGNVASAANVEAWLLCLGGAGIVVGLATFGLPIMRLLGEKLAVLTPVRGCAAEVATALVVSLASTYGIPVSSTHCITGAVLAISIVDVGFRRVRWALVLKMYAGWVFTLVVTAIISACFFAQGITAPVPRGSR from the coding sequence ATGCTGCAgatcgtcgtcatcgccgccatcTGCGAGTTCTCCGGGGCCGTCGGGCTCGGTAGCAATGTGGCTACGACCATGTCCAGCGGCATCGCCAAGCTGTCCACTTTCCAGGACGACCCCTACGTGCTCATCTACGGCTTCCTCTGCACGCTTGGCGCGACCTTCATCTGGCTCCTGGTCGCCACGCTCGCCAACCTGCCCGTGTCATCGCaccacgccgtcgccggcggcaTCATCGGCTTCGCGCTGGTgtacggcggtggcgacgcggTGGTGTGGGCCGGCCGCAAGCCCACCTTCCCCTACGTCTCGGGATTTGTACCGATTGTGGTCTCGTGGTTTatctcgccgctgctggccggcctcgccgccgccgccctaTACTGCATGGGCCGTTTCCTACTCCTCGAGCGCACCTTTGCCGTCCGCCTCGCGCCCTACCTCACGCCCGTGGCGGTCTTCACTGTCTGCTTCCTCGAGTTCATCTTCATCTTCCTGAACGCGGCGAGCAACCGGCTCTCGTGGTCGGCCGGGCACGCTACTTGGATGGCCTTCGCCGTGGCTGccggcgtggcgctgctgtcgctgggGCTGATCCCGGTGATGAAGCGCCGCATCGAGTCCATTCGCGTCTCAGGTGAGAAGTTCGGCGCGGAGGAGGGCTGCGATGCCGTCGAGGCGATGCGTATGAAAATGACGGGGGCGCGCGCGTTGAGTATCCGCACCTTCCAgacaaggagagaggcggccgAGTACCTCACggcggagaagcagcgccgcaaggATCGCAAGACGTCGGCCAACGTTGTGAAGGCCGAGCCCGCCGAGGAGGCCAGCAACGAGGTGGaggacgcacgcgcagcgaaGAAACTTGGTCTTGGGTCACGCCTGGTGtacggcgccgtcgtgcgcgaCGAATCCTCGGATCTGGACAGCCCCTTCGACGAGAATCCCAACAACTGCGCgcagggcggcagcgacgaggtCGAGGGGGTCCACATGACCGCGATCGATCCGAACATTAACTACGTGAAGTACGACGAGAGCGGCGTGCGCATGTTCGACCCGCGCGCCGAGTACATGTTCCGCATGCTGCAGATCGTCACTGCCGCTTGCACGTCGCTGGCGCACGGCTCGAACGACGTCAGCAACGCCATCGGCCCCTACGCTGCCATCTACCAGGTGTATAGAACTGGCAAcgtggcgagcgcggcgaaCGTTGAGGCGTGGCTGTTGTgcctcggcggtgctggcatCGTGGTCGGGCTAGCCACCTTCGGGCTGCCCATCATGCGGCTGCTGGGCGAGAAActggcggtgctgacgccggtgcgcggctgcgcggctgAGGTGGCCACGGCGCTCGTCGTGTCGCTGGCGTCCACCTACGGCATCCCTGTATCATCCACGCACTGCATTACTGGCGCCGTGTTGGCCATCTCCATAGTCGACGTCGGCTTccgccgtgtgcgctgggCTCTGGTGCTGAAGATGTACGCTGGCTGGGTCTTCACGCTGGTTGTCACCGCCATCATCTCCGCCTGCTTCTTCGCGCAGGGCATCACCGCACCGGTGCCGCGTGGCAGCCGCTAA